CAGATTTTTTAACACACATTGATTTCGGCATTATCGCTTTTGGGGTAACAGCCTATGAGTTATTAACCATGCAAATCCCAGCATTACATATCTGTTTAAATAATAACCATTGGCAATCAAGTGAGTTTTTCAAAAAAAATAAATTTGCACAACGAATCATGAAAAGTGATATCAATAACATGAATGCATTTCTACACATAAAACCGATAACAAATAATATTGTTAGTAAAAATATGATAATAGACATTATTCAAAAAAAGGTTGGATATGGATCTTAAAGCCCAATACGCATCAAACCATGCGCAGGAAAACAAACAGTCAGAGCATCTCAATAAGCGTCTTTTTAGTACCTATAACAGAGTGGCAACTCGAGCTCTCAACAAACCGCTTCAAGGTGTTAATGTTGATTTAGGAAGCGGAGATCAAGGATTTAGCCGATATTGCCACAGTATCAATATCAATTCATTTCCATATGATTACCCTAATTTCGATATTGAGAAAGATTCACTTTCACACGACAATGATAGTGTCGATTTTGTTACCCTAAATGCCGTTATTGAGCATATCCAAAAACCTGAAAATATATTTAAAGAAATAAAAAGAATTTTGAAAGTAGATGGACTAGTTTTTATAAGAACGCCGAATTGGAAAATGGATTACAAAAACTTTTACAATGACCCAACTCACGTTAAACCCTATTCACCTGAAACGCTAAAGAATTCATTATTATTATTTGGGCTTGAATGCGTGTTTATAGAGCCAGGATTAATAGAGAAAAGTTGGTTTTGGTGGAAGTTACCAAATAAGATAAAGTGGAAGCTGGCTTCGTTAATCAAAGGCGGTACTAAATCAATTTTATGCGTTGCAACAAAAATAAAGGAATAAAATAATGATTAATTTTGTAGTTCAAGCAAGCTCAAGATCATGGGCTGGTGACATCGAACATTGTATGAATGAAATTAATGGCTACCCTGCTGTGTATTGGACCATAAAAAGAATCTACAATAATTTTAAGGAGGCCAATGTCATTCTTGTGGCTCCGGAATATGATGCACAAGGGGAGTTAAATAAACTCAAATCCCACTTTGAAGATTTAATAATTGTATATGCACATGATAGTAGCCCGCTCTTACGTATCATCAAAGCAACAAAATCACTCAATAATGAGCATTTTATACGGCTTAACGCATTAAATTTTCAGTTTGACATATCGCTTTTCCAACAAATTTATCAATTAGCAAAAGTAAATAACTATGATTGTGTAAAATTCCCAGATGATTATCCCGTCCACTTTACCTGCGAAGTATATAAGCCAAGTGCATTAATTTTATTAAACAATATATTAAACTCGGGTGAGATTGAAAATCCTAATATACATGAGATCCACCCTAAATTTTTATTAATGAGACGCCCCGAATTTAACTGCAAATATTTCACTCCACAAGATGAACTTGATATCGAAGATATTGAAGAATATCGAGAAAATATGAAGCAAGTTATGTTCAGCGAAAGGCAAGAAGTATCTGGTGACAAACAGATACTATCGGGAGACCAATTAACTTATCACTATGATTTGTCCGAGGAGTTCATGAATAGCAAAGGAATAACCTCAGGGAAAATTCTCGATATAGCCTGTGGAACAGGCTATGGTTCAAAAAAATTAAGTGGAAAAAATTACCAAATAGTAGCAGCGGACTATGATAAACAACAAATAGAAAAAAATATAGTTGCACTAGCGCATTGCCAAGATATTGCCTTTAAACAGGAAGACATAACTAACATATCATTTCCCGATAATACTTTTGATGTAGCATTAAGTATGGAAACAATTGAGCATGTTGAGCCTCACAAAACGTTACGCGAATTAAAAAGAGTAATCAAAGATGGGGGATATTTAATTATTAGCACCCCTCAAAACTCATGCCCAAGTAAATGCGTTAACCCACAACATATCTATGAATACTCCTTAAAAGAACTGACTGATTTGGTTTCTCAATACTTTGCTATTGAACGTATAACAGGGTTAAAAGCAGGAAAAATTCATTTTAATGATGATCCTATTGGTGCAAACACTATTATTTTTGCTCGCAATCAATAATATACAGATAAAACGAGAATATTTTGAAAAATAACAATAAAGTAGTTTTAGTAACTGGCTCTAGTCGAGGTATCGGGAGAAGCATTGCTATTGGTTTCGCTAAGCAAGGCTATAAGGTTATCATCAATTACAATCACTCTCCTAAACAAGCAGAAAATACCGTTGATGAAATAAATCAATTTGGTGGAATTGCAGTTTCTTTTAAAGCAGATGTTTCTATACGAAAAGAAGTTATTAAAATGAAAGAATTCATTTTAGAAACATTCGGAAAATTAGATATTCTAATTAATAATGCAGGTATTAATAGACAAAAAACATTCTGGGAAATCGATGATGATGAATGGGATCTATTAATGAACGTCAATTTAAAATCGGTATTTATATGTAGCCAAGAATTTATGCCTCTTATGATTGAAAACAAATGGGGGCGCATTGTTAACATATCTTCTGTTTCAGGTGATTATGGAGGACCGAAAACCTTGCATTACGCAACCTCTAAAGGTGCAATACAAACATTAACAAAAGGATTAGCAAGGTATGGCTCGCCTGATGTTTTAGTTAACGCAATTTCTCCTGGTATTATCAAAACTGAAATGACTGAAAAAGAACTAGAAGGTAAAGCAGGGCAAGAGTATTTAGATAAAGTTTTATTAAAAAGAGCTGGTGATATGGACGATATTGTTGAAGCGTGCCTATTTCTAACTTCAACAAAACAAAACTACACAACTGGCCACACCATTAAAATAAATGGTGGTCTATACCTATAGCTATATTATTTTTTTATCGCTACGAACCATAACATAGAAATAAAGGAATACCATTTGAAAAACATGCCAACAAGTCAATCAATAAGCAATTTAAACTTAAATGAACTTAATGAGCTAGCAGAAAAAATTCGCACATTCATAATTTCCAACGTATCAAAAACTGGTGGGCATATCGGTGCAAATTTGGGTGTTATTGAATTAACCATTGCCCTTCATTATGTTTTTGATTTACAAAAAGATAAATTACTTTTTGATGTGGGTCATCAAGGCTATACACATAAATTATTAACGGGTAGAGCCGAACTTTTTCCAAGTTTAAATTCCATCGGAGGAATGTCTCGTTTTATTTGCCCAAAGGAAAGTAAATACGATATTTTAGATGCATCTCATGGCGGCACCGCAGTTTCTATCGGTACAGGAATTGCCTATGCGAATAAAATAAGTAACAGTGACTGTATCACTGTTGCCATCGTCGGGGATGGTGCGTTTGTTGAAGGAATGACCTTTGAAGGTCTTAATTACGCAACACAAAGCCCACTTCCCCTACTTATTATCATTAACGATAATGGTATGTCTATCCCTAAAAATGTAGGCAGCGTGAACCATATTTTGGCTAATGAACAAAGTGCATCTGATTATTTTAAGGCGATGAATTTCGATTATTTCCACATCGGAGATGGCCATGATTTAGCCTCTAGCATCAAAGTATTACAACAAGCTAAACACGCATTACAAAATAAAACAACTATCGTGCATGTTAAAACAGTCAAAGGTAAAGGCTTAGATATTGCTAAAAACCACCCGTACAAACTGCATTTCTCAATGCCCTTTGACCCTCTTGATGGCGCCAGTACCTCTCCAACGCCAGCAGGCAAATCCTATACAGAAGTAATTGGCAATACACTAAGTCGATTAATAAGCAATGATCAAAGTATATTTGCATTAACGCCATCAACCCCCTATGCGTCTGGATTGGATAAGTTACTTATTGATTTTCCAGAAAATAGTATTGATGTTGGCATGGCCGAGCAGCAAGCGGCAGGTATGGCTGCAGGTTTAGCAATGAGCCATAAAAAAGTGTTTTTATGCTATCAATCTACCTTTATGCAACGGGCCATGGATCAAATATTCCACGATATATGCTTTATGAATTTACCTGTTACTATTATCTCGTCTCGTTCTGGCTTTGCTGGGTTTGATAGCCCAACACACCATGCCATCTACGATTTATCTTATCTACGTGGATTGCCAAATCTGGAAATATTCTATGCAGGAAGTAGTCGAGACCTGCAAGAAATGATTGAATTACGAGCTCATACCGCAACTAAGCCGATGATAATATTACACCC
This window of the Psychromonas sp. MME1 genome carries:
- a CDS encoding methyltransferase domain-containing protein; amino-acid sequence: MDLKAQYASNHAQENKQSEHLNKRLFSTYNRVATRALNKPLQGVNVDLGSGDQGFSRYCHSININSFPYDYPNFDIEKDSLSHDNDSVDFVTLNAVIEHIQKPENIFKEIKRILKVDGLVFIRTPNWKMDYKNFYNDPTHVKPYSPETLKNSLLLFGLECVFIEPGLIEKSWFWWKLPNKIKWKLASLIKGGTKSILCVATKIKE
- a CDS encoding class I SAM-dependent methyltransferase; its protein translation is MINFVVQASSRSWAGDIEHCMNEINGYPAVYWTIKRIYNNFKEANVILVAPEYDAQGELNKLKSHFEDLIIVYAHDSSPLLRIIKATKSLNNEHFIRLNALNFQFDISLFQQIYQLAKVNNYDCVKFPDDYPVHFTCEVYKPSALILLNNILNSGEIENPNIHEIHPKFLLMRRPEFNCKYFTPQDELDIEDIEEYRENMKQVMFSERQEVSGDKQILSGDQLTYHYDLSEEFMNSKGITSGKILDIACGTGYGSKKLSGKNYQIVAADYDKQQIEKNIVALAHCQDIAFKQEDITNISFPDNTFDVALSMETIEHVEPHKTLRELKRVIKDGGYLIISTPQNSCPSKCVNPQHIYEYSLKELTDLVSQYFAIERITGLKAGKIHFNDDPIGANTIIFARNQ
- a CDS encoding 3-oxoacyl-ACP reductase family protein, which produces MKNNNKVVLVTGSSRGIGRSIAIGFAKQGYKVIINYNHSPKQAENTVDEINQFGGIAVSFKADVSIRKEVIKMKEFILETFGKLDILINNAGINRQKTFWEIDDDEWDLLMNVNLKSVFICSQEFMPLMIENKWGRIVNISSVSGDYGGPKTLHYATSKGAIQTLTKGLARYGSPDVLVNAISPGIIKTEMTEKELEGKAGQEYLDKVLLKRAGDMDDIVEACLFLTSTKQNYTTGHTIKINGGLYL
- a CDS encoding 1-deoxy-D-xylulose-5-phosphate synthase, whose product is MPTSQSISNLNLNELNELAEKIRTFIISNVSKTGGHIGANLGVIELTIALHYVFDLQKDKLLFDVGHQGYTHKLLTGRAELFPSLNSIGGMSRFICPKESKYDILDASHGGTAVSIGTGIAYANKISNSDCITVAIVGDGAFVEGMTFEGLNYATQSPLPLLIIINDNGMSIPKNVGSVNHILANEQSASDYFKAMNFDYFHIGDGHDLASSIKVLQQAKHALQNKTTIVHVKTVKGKGLDIAKNHPYKLHFSMPFDPLDGASTSPTPAGKSYTEVIGNTLSRLISNDQSIFALTPSTPYASGLDKLLIDFPENSIDVGMAEQQAAGMAAGLAMSHKKVFLCYQSTFMQRAMDQIFHDICFMNLPVTIISSRSGFAGFDSPTHHAIYDLSYLRGLPNLEIFYAGSSRDLQEMIELRAHTATKPMIILHPYEAIRSDEQKYLQKQPIEQNEIIFEGNDGYILSVGNRLTTAIELREKLTQLGKSVGIVNVRWIKPFHKESIKQLIKNTPFVVTLEENVKEAGFGSIVSELITDNALSTPLIRIAIENDYTSTGDKEYLSKLEQIDCASIIKQLNSRKLLS